The sequence GTCCAAAATATTTAAGCATACTTATACTACTTTTAGAGATTATTATAATTCTAGGGGCTTTTATAAATTTAATGCATGTATAACGATTCTTTCAAGAAAAAATAGACAAAAAAATCTTCCCTTAAAAAGAGAAGATTTTTTATTATTACTAAATTTGAAAACATCTTGAAAACTTAAATTCATTCATCTACTTACTTAAGTGGAAAAATGATATAAAACCCCTAGTGATTAATTATTTTTTCTTAGAAGAATAAAAAACTACTTAGAATACCTTGTCTTAAAAGAACAAGATATAGTATCTTCAAGCTTTAATTTTATTGCTAAACTAGACTTATATATCTTCTATGATTGTAAATAAAAATTTATCGTTTAGAAACGTTCTTAGCTTTACTTGGTTTCATATTGTTTGGATTATCTGTTGGGTAACTTTTGCCAGTTTTCTATTTCAGACATTAAACTGGAAGTTTTTAAGTATGCCTTGGTTGCCTATATCAATAATAGGTACAGCAGTCTCTTTTTATGTAGGTTTTAAAAATAACCAGTCGTATGATAGGTTATGGGAAGCACGAAAAATTTGGGGTGGTATTATAAACTCAAGCAGAAAATTTGGAGCAATGGTTAAATCATACGTTTCAGATTTAAATGTAGAAGCTACTGAAGGGGAGCTTTATGCTATTAAAAAGCGGTTAATATACAGACACATTGCATGGAATTATGTACTTAGAAAGCAATTATTAGTACCTACACCGTGGGAACATTTATCGCAAGGAAAAACAATGAACATGATGATTAAAAAGCGTATGAAAGATTACGGCATTGGTCTTGTTGATAATAATGAAATAGACGAAATTTTATCTCAATTTCTTGACACCTTAGAGAAAGACAAATTACTTACCTACAAGAATGTTGCTACTCAATTAATAGATCTACAAGCACAAGATTTATTACAGTTACGTAAAGCAGGGTTGATAGATGATTTCAGACACATGGAATTACAGAAAATCTTGAATGATTTTTATGATTATCAAGGTAAATGTGAGCGTATTAAGAAATTTCCATTACCAAGACAGTATGGAGGAATGAGTGGCGTATTTGTAGGCATTTTTATTTTCTTATTGCCATTTGGTATGATTCCAGAATTTGAAAAATTTGGTCATATTGGTGGTTGGCTAGCTATTCCTGCTACAAGTTTAATTGCTTGGGTATTTCTAATGATGGAATTAGTAGGTGATTATTCTGAAAACCCATTTGAAGGATTAGGAAATGATATCCCAATGATGTCTTTATGTAGAGTTATAGAAATTGACCTTAGAGATATGTTAGATGAAAAAGATCTCCCTGAGCCTATAAAAGCAAAAAAAGGTATTTTAATGTAACGCTTGATTGAGGAGATTAAATTATAAATAAAGCGTATTAAGTTTATATTTTATAAATATTAAAAGTTATACTATTAAGTATGTTAAAGCCCTGTATTACTACAAAATAAAAGTAGAATACAGGGCTTTTTTAGGTAATTATTGGTCTTATATAGGTAATCGAATGCATTTTGTTGGTCGTTAAACAACTGTAATCAAAATTAAGAAAGTGAATTAGAAGATTTAATAATAACCCTTTTGTAACAACTATCGGTCTAAGTAAGTAAGATAAATTACTACTATAATCTATACTGCGGTATTCGTATCCAGTTAAAACCCTCTAATTATTTAGGGGGTTTTTGTTTTTTATCCTTATTCGATCTTATAAAAGCGTGATATAAGCACATATATTTTATAGTATAAGGTGTACAACTAAAATAATGAATAATAAAAATGTGATTTATGGAATGAACTCAGTAAAATTTGTTCTGAATTAAGTGAAGTGCTATAGATCAACACTTACAAAAACGAGGAAGTGGATACTAAAAAAAAGACAAATAAGAACCCTCAAACTGACTATAAGTCTGGATGAGGGCGATGCTTAACGATTCATTAATACAATAATAAGGTATTAACTTTTATTGTCAAATTAATGTAGTGTGTTATGGGTGATTCTGGTTTAATTACTAATGTTTTTAATCTATTTTAACAAGTAATATTTTAAATATAGATTTTATTTTGATCGGTTTAATACTAGTCTGTTTCCTTTAATAAGAAAATTCACTATATAATATTTCAACATAAAAAAAGCTCTCTTCAACAGTTGTCCTGTAAAAGAGAGCGCAATATTTAAAAACTTAAATACGAATGTATTACCAAGTAAATCTACCTACAGATTTAGCCTGACCTTTAGAAATTGTTACATCTGCAAAACCACCAGCTTTAAGATAATCCGCACTTAAAATATTTGTTCTATGTCCCCAGTTTGTATGCTTGTTTCCATTATCTCTAATCCAATCAATTACAGCTTGACGAGCAGTAGTTCCACCTGCTACAACTTCAGCAGCAGTACCTCTACCTTCAGCTTTTGTAGATAAATCAAAACCTAATTTTCCACCAACATCTTCATGTGCTAAATGTTTACCACTATTAGCATCTTTTGCAGATAACATAAATTTTTGCCACTTAACACTACCAATGGTTAAATCTTTATTATAAGATAAAGGTTGAGGATTTAATTGTGAACTTTTAGGTTGAGAGTAAAATTTCAAATTATTGATATCTCTAACAACGTTTACATAACTGATTTCATTATCAATAAATTTTTGTCTTGAAATCTGTAAATCATTTAATACATAATTTTCCCAAGCTGCTTCTCCACTAGCAAATGCCGCTCTAGCTTTATTACATTCAGCAACAAATTCACGAGACCATTTTTCTTGTGCAGGTGTTACAGTACTTAAATAAACTAAATCACTTAATTCTTTTAAAGAAAGTAAATCTGTATCTGCCTTTCCTGATTTTGTAGTAGTACTATATGCTACAATACCTGTAGAAGAGGTAGGAGAATTTAAACCATTTATTTTTTTAGGAGGAATTCCTTGTGAAGGTGTAGTTGATTTAGAACCACCACCAGTATTAACATGAGAACCCGTTCCTGTATTTCCTTTACTTGTACTACCAGAACCAGTAGTTGGAGTAGTTGATTTAGGAGGATTCTTTTTAACGATTGTTGTTCCTCCAGAAGACTTACTTCCAGTTGCTCCAGTTTTTCCTGTTGAGTCTGCTTTAACTTTTCCTTTTTTTGCAACTTCTGCTGCAATACTATCTCTTTTACTTTTAAAAGACTGGGATAATAATTCAATATTATTTTCTTTTTTTAATGGCTCTACTTTTTCATCTTTTTTACAAGAAATTATAGCAAATGTAATGAGAGAGGCTGTAATAAATTTTTTCATTTTGAAATAATTAGGGTGTTTTATTTTACAATCACAATTAAGACAGCCGTTTTGATGGTTATGACAATGATTAGTTGTAAACAATCTTTAAAGTTACTGTAAATAGATGTTTATTAGTTATTTAAGTGAGTTTGTGCTATTAAATATAGGTAAAACAAGAGCATCTTATTTTTAATGTAAACGTTTACATTGTCTTTCACCTTCTGATATTTTAAAATTGTAACATAAACATTTATAGATAGAGCAGACGACTTTTAAACGTATATAGTATGGTACTTAATGAAACTAATCTACCGAAAATCGGTATTCGCCCAACAATTGATGCAAGACTTGGTGGTGTAAGAGAATCACTAGAAGAGCAAACAATGAAAATGGCTCAGAACGTAAAGGAATTTTTGGAAGCTAATTTAAAGCACCCAAATGGAATGCCTGTACAATGTGTTCTTGCCGATGGTACAATTGGTAGAGTAAGTGAAGCAAGTGCTTGTGCTGAAAAATTTGTAAGAGAAAATGTTGGACTATCACTAACTGTTACGCCTTGTTGGTGTTATGGTAGCGAAACAATAGATTTAACACCTCATATTCCAAAAGCAATTTGGGGCTTTAATGGTACAGAAAGACCAGGTGCTGTATATTTAGCTGCAGCGTTGGCAGGACATAGCCAAAAAGGAGTACCTGCATTTAGTATTTATAGCCATGAGGTTCAAGAAGCAGGAGATAATGAAATTCCTGCAGATGTACAGAAAAAATTATTAAAATTCTCTAGAGCTGGTCTTGCGGTAGCTTCTATGAAAGGAAAGTCGTATTTATCTATTGGTTCGGTATCAATGGGTATTGCGGGTTCTATTATAGACGAAACATTTTTCCAAGAGTTTTTAGGTATGAGAAACGAATACGTGGACATGTCTGAAGTTGCTAGAAGAATTGAAGAAAATATTTTTGACCCAGAAGAGTATGAAATCGCTTTAGCTTGGGCAAAAGAAAATTGTAAAGAAGGGATAGACGTTAACGAAGGTGATGCAATCAGATCCCAAGAGAATAAAGATAAAGTTTGGGAGAAAGTTGTGAAAATGACTTTGATTGCAAGAGATTTAATGGAGGGTAATCCTAAATTAAAAGCTCTAGGTTTTGGAGAAGAAGCATTAGGACATAATGCCTTAGCAGCAGGTTTCCAAGGGCAACGTCAGTGGACAGATTACCAGCCAAACGGTGATTTTATGGAAGCAATCCTAAATTCATCATTTGATTGGAACGGAATACGTCAGCCGTATATGATGGCTACAGAAAATGATTCTCTAAATGGCATCACAATGTTATTTGGAAACTTATTGACTAACCAAGCTCAAATTTTTGCTGATGTTAGAACATATTGGTCGCCAGAATCTGTAGAAAGAGTTACAGGAGAGAAATTAGAAGGTGTGGCAAGTCAGGGTATTATTCACTTAATAAATTCAGGTTCTGCTACTTTAGATGGTACAGGTCAACAATCTGATGCAAAAGGAAACCCTGTAATGAAGCCTTTCTGGGAAATTACAGAAGAAGAAAAAGAAAAGTGTTTACAAAATACAACTTGGCCTCCTGCAGTACATGAGTATTTTAGAGGTGGAGGTTTCTCTTCTCAATTCTTAACTAAAGGTGGAATGCCAGTAACAATGGCAAGAATTAACCTTATTAAAGGCGTTGGACCTGTAATTCAGATTGCAGAAGGTTGGAGTGTAGACTTACCAGAAAATGTACATAAAACATTAGATCAGAGAACAAACGAGACATGGCCAACAACTTGGTTTGTACCAAGATTAACAGGCAAAGGAGCATTTAAAGATGTATATTCTGTAATGGCAAACTGGGGTGCAAACCATAGTGCTTTCTCTTATGGTCATTATGGCGAAGAGCTAATTACATTGGCTTCTATGTTACGTATTCCTGTTTGTATGCATAATGTTGATGAAAACGATATTTTCCGTCCTAGTTCTTGGGCAGGGCATGGAATGGATACTGAAGGAAGTGATTATAGAGCATGCTCTAATTACGGGCCTTTGTATAAATAATTAATATATAGGCAGCATATTTTTTATGCTGCCTTATTTATCACCTTATCAAGTGATAGGACTTGATAACTTGTATATCTACTAGAATATCTATTTACATCAATAACTTAGACATGGAAAAAAATATTGTAATGGTATTAGATTGCGGTGCAACAAATGTACGTGCAATTGCCATAGATCAAGAAGGGCAATTAATAGCCAAACATGCAGTACCTAATGTCGCTAGAAAAGACCCAAATCATTCTGATTATACAATTTGGGACATAGAAGAAATCTTAGATAAGCTAAGCTTTTGTACTAAAAAAGTGTTAGCAGAGATCGATCCTAAAAAAGTAACTAGTATTGGGGTAAGTACATTTGGTGTAGATGGTGCTTTTGTAGATGGAAAAGGGGGGCTTATAAGTCCTGTTATTGCATGGAAATGCAAAAGAACAATTCCAGTTCTAACATCAATTGATAAGTATTTTAATAAAGAAGATCTTTTCCTTTCTTCTGGTGTAGGTTATTTCAGTTTCAATACTATAAATAAAATGATATGGTATAAAGAGAATGAAGATAACACTATACAGACGGCTAAACATTGGTTGTTTATTTCTTCTTTAATTGGACAGCGTCTAACGGGAGAGTTTTATACAGACCATACAATGGCAGGAACAGCTCAGTTATGTGATTTAGAAACGCAAGATTTTGATACGTCAATTTTAGATAAATTGGGTGTAGAAAAATCTTTATTCCCACCTTTAAAATATGCAGGAGAAACGGTTGGAACGCTACATTCTAAAGGTGCAGATTTACTAGGATTGCCAAAAGGTGTAGAAGTGAAATCTGTAGGGCACGATACACAATTTGCCTTATTTGGTGCAGGTATGGATGAAAAAAATGCCGTAGTCAGTTCTGGCACATGGGAAATCCTTATGGTACAATCACATAAAGTAGACCTTACTCCAGACCTTATGGATAAAGGAATTACTGTTGAATTTGATGCTCAAAAAGGAATGTACAATGTAGGTGTGCAATGGATGGCATCTGCAAATATTGAGTGGTTAAGAAGTACTTTCTTTAAAGACTTACCTTCAGAAACTGTCTATGATGTTATGATTGCAGAGGCAAAAGAAGCAGTAGAAACAGATGTATCTATAGTACCTCTTTTTCAGCCAGACCAATCTATAACACTTACAGGAGTAGGACTCACAACAACGAGAGGCGAAATTTCAAAAGCCTTTTTTATTGCATTAAGTAAAAAATTAAAAGAGGCCATTACTCTGTTAGAAGGAGTGGTTGGGTTCTCAATAGAAAAGATAACATGTGTTGGCGGAGGTTCTAAAAATGCGTATTGGAATCAACTAAAAGCAGAGGCTACAAATTGCCCTGTAGTAACAATACAAGAAAAGGAAACAACGGTACTTGGTGCAGCCTTCTTTTTACTAGGAGGTAATAGTTTTGAAGCCAAAAATGTGCGACAAAACTATGCATATCAGTTCCAAAACTTCACTCCAAAACAAGAACACATCACAGTTTAATTTATATATTTCAAGTTTAGAAAAATTGGAGAGTTGTACTTATTTTGTAGGTACGACTCTTTTTTTCTAAAAGGAATTTCTTCTTTTCATTAAGAAAGGAACTTTTACTTTTTCTAATTTTTTATTGATGATTTGATTTGCTGTAATTTCACCCATTTCAGAAAAAGAAGCTGATATAACGGTTATCCCTCCTTCAACAATTTCTTTAAGAGGAGAATCGTTGTACGAAATTATTGCAATATCTTTCCCAAGTTGGTAATTATTATCCCTAGTGTCTTTGATAATATTGGTAAGGTCAAGATCTTCTGCAACGATATATAAAGTGTTTTTCTTTATTTTTCCTCGTTCAAAAGTAGAAGAAACATCATATGCTAAATTAAAATGTACGCAAAACCGTACAAAACCAGACCAGATATCATGCAAAGATTTATTACTGTCTTTTGCGAGTACTAAGTGGAGCTTATCAAAATGTATTACAGATTTAATATGTTGCTGTAATACTTCAAAGATATCTTCCGAAAAATTTTCGTATACACTTGGGATAACGCTATTGGTAAGGTTTTTCACTTCTTTCCCTAAAAGAATTAGCTGGTTTTTAGGTAGTAGTTTTATTACCT is a genomic window of Flammeovirga pectinis containing:
- the fucK gene encoding L-fuculokinase, giving the protein MEKNIVMVLDCGATNVRAIAIDQEGQLIAKHAVPNVARKDPNHSDYTIWDIEEILDKLSFCTKKVLAEIDPKKVTSIGVSTFGVDGAFVDGKGGLISPVIAWKCKRTIPVLTSIDKYFNKEDLFLSSGVGYFSFNTINKMIWYKENEDNTIQTAKHWLFISSLIGQRLTGEFYTDHTMAGTAQLCDLETQDFDTSILDKLGVEKSLFPPLKYAGETVGTLHSKGADLLGLPKGVEVKSVGHDTQFALFGAGMDEKNAVVSSGTWEILMVQSHKVDLTPDLMDKGITVEFDAQKGMYNVGVQWMASANIEWLRSTFFKDLPSETVYDVMIAEAKEAVETDVSIVPLFQPDQSITLTGVGLTTTRGEISKAFFIALSKKLKEAITLLEGVVGFSIEKITCVGGGSKNAYWNQLKAEATNCPVVTIQEKETTVLGAAFFLLGGNSFEAKNVRQNYAYQFQNFTPKQEHITV
- a CDS encoding GntR family transcriptional regulator — protein: MEYYISPSVTMEELEKQLQDNFLEECKIKAPKYIQLSNTFKSLISMGVLENGDQMPSFNELLMIIDVSKDTIEKAYKILKEEGYVISIRGKGTFVKEGLGNGKPKVLLIFNKMSSSKKKVYESFVATAKDKLDVNLLLHNGSLEHLEQIIIEQKNNYHYFAVFPIFNFANDLAIEKVIKLLPKNQLILLGKEVKNLTNSVIPSVYENFSEDIFEVLQQHIKSVIHFDKLHLVLAKDSNKSLHDIWSGFVRFCVHFNLAYDVSSTFERGKIKKNTLYIVAEDLDLTNIIKDTRDNNYQLGKDIAIISYNDSPLKEIVEGGITVISASFSEMGEITANQIINKKLEKVKVPFLMKRRNSF
- the fucI gene encoding L-fucose isomerase, whose translation is MVLNETNLPKIGIRPTIDARLGGVRESLEEQTMKMAQNVKEFLEANLKHPNGMPVQCVLADGTIGRVSEASACAEKFVRENVGLSLTVTPCWCYGSETIDLTPHIPKAIWGFNGTERPGAVYLAAALAGHSQKGVPAFSIYSHEVQEAGDNEIPADVQKKLLKFSRAGLAVASMKGKSYLSIGSVSMGIAGSIIDETFFQEFLGMRNEYVDMSEVARRIEENIFDPEEYEIALAWAKENCKEGIDVNEGDAIRSQENKDKVWEKVVKMTLIARDLMEGNPKLKALGFGEEALGHNALAAGFQGQRQWTDYQPNGDFMEAILNSSFDWNGIRQPYMMATENDSLNGITMLFGNLLTNQAQIFADVRTYWSPESVERVTGEKLEGVASQGIIHLINSGSATLDGTGQQSDAKGNPVMKPFWEITEEEKEKCLQNTTWPPAVHEYFRGGGFSSQFLTKGGMPVTMARINLIKGVGPVIQIAEGWSVDLPENVHKTLDQRTNETWPTTWFVPRLTGKGAFKDVYSVMANWGANHSAFSYGHYGEELITLASMLRIPVCMHNVDENDIFRPSSWAGHGMDTEGSDYRACSNYGPLYK
- a CDS encoding bestrophin family protein, whose amino-acid sequence is MIVNKNLSFRNVLSFTWFHIVWIICWVTFASFLFQTLNWKFLSMPWLPISIIGTAVSFYVGFKNNQSYDRLWEARKIWGGIINSSRKFGAMVKSYVSDLNVEATEGELYAIKKRLIYRHIAWNYVLRKQLLVPTPWEHLSQGKTMNMMIKKRMKDYGIGLVDNNEIDEILSQFLDTLEKDKLLTYKNVATQLIDLQAQDLLQLRKAGLIDDFRHMELQKILNDFYDYQGKCERIKKFPLPRQYGGMSGVFVGIFIFLLPFGMIPEFEKFGHIGGWLAIPATSLIAWVFLMMELVGDYSENPFEGLGNDIPMMSLCRVIEIDLRDMLDEKDLPEPIKAKKGILM
- a CDS encoding CAP domain-containing protein — its product is MKKFITASLITFAIISCKKDEKVEPLKKENNIELLSQSFKSKRDSIAAEVAKKGKVKADSTGKTGATGSKSSGGTTIVKKNPPKSTTPTTGSGSTSKGNTGTGSHVNTGGGSKSTTPSQGIPPKKINGLNSPTSSTGIVAYSTTTKSGKADTDLLSLKELSDLVYLSTVTPAQEKWSREFVAECNKARAAFASGEAAWENYVLNDLQISRQKFIDNEISYVNVVRDINNLKFYSQPKSSQLNPQPLSYNKDLTIGSVKWQKFMLSAKDANSGKHLAHEDVGGKLGFDLSTKAEGRGTAAEVVAGGTTARQAVIDWIRDNGNKHTNWGHRTNILSADYLKAGGFADVTISKGQAKSVGRFTW